The genomic DNA CCCCTGGCGCATCGTGGGCTCGTTGGGTGCGGGAGGGTTCGGCCGGGTCTTCAAGGTGGAGCGCGGCCGCCAGTACTTCGCGCTGAAGATGGCGCTGAGGCCGGCGGGTCCGCACGCCTCCGAGGAAGAGGACATCAACGGTCGGCTCGCGCGCGAGGTGGCGGCCCTCCTGGCGTGTTCTCCCCACCCGCAGCTCCCCCGCGTGCACGCGGTGGACCGCTGGCCGGACCCACCCAACGGGTACTTCTACTTCGTCACCGACTTCGTGGACGGCGAGACGTTCCACGAGTGGCGCTGGCGCGTGAAGCCCACCGCGGCGCACCTGCTCTCCGTCTACACCGAGATTGTCCGAGGCGTGGCGGACCTGCACCGGCGCGGCGTGCACCACCGCGACCTCAAGGGCGACAACCTGCTGGTGCGCCGCGAGGACGAGCGGCCCGTCCTCATCGACCTGGGCACCGTGCGCATGCCGGGCGTGTCCACGCTGACGGTGGGCGTGGCGCCTGCATCCCCGCACCTGTTGCCCCCCGAGTGCGTGGCCTTCCTGCGCGAGGGCTCGTGGCAGAAGGGCGCGCACTTCGATGCGGGCGTCCCGGGTGACTTGTATGCGCTGGGCGCGCTGCTCTACGAGGCGCTGACGGACGGGTACGCGTTCGATCCGAAGCTCCCGTATGACCGCCTGCTGCCGGCCATCGAGACGGTGACGCCTCGGCCGCCGCACGTGCTCAACCCCAAGGTTCCGCCCGTGCTGGGGGACATCGCGCTGCGGCTGCTGGCCAAGCGCCCCGAGGACCGCTACCTGAGCGCCGAGGCGCTCTTGCAGGCCCTGTGGGACGCGGCGAAGGAGAAGCGGCAGCCCGCGTGGCGGGTGTCCCTGGACGTGCCAGGGGAGGGGCCAGGGCTGCGGCTCGCGCCCCAGATGGAAGAGGACGACGACGAGGCCGAGGGCCCGCTGTCTCCATCGGAGTCCCTGGCTCCCCCGACGGGCGCCCCCGGACTTGAGGAGTCCGAGGCCCCCACGCCCGCCCCTCTCCGAGCCCGTCCCGCAGAAGAACGTCCTCGCAGTCCCGCGGAAGAGCAGGTCGTCAGTCCCGCGGAAGAGCACCTCAGCCGTCCCGCGGAAGAACGTCCTCGCAGTCCCGCGGAAGAGCAGGTCGTCAGTCCCGCGGAAGAGCACCTCAGCCGTTTCGCGGAAGAGCACCTCAGCAGTCTCGCTGACGCGCGCCCCGAGCGGTCTGCTCCGGGCCGTGAGCGCCGCCGTGCCGCCGTGAGGCTGGGTGCGAGCGCGCTGCTTGTCCTGGGGTTGGTGACGCTGGGGTGGATTCGCCTCGCCCCGAACTCCGGAGGTGCGACGGCGCCTGTTGCCCCCAAGAAAGGAATTGCCCCCGTGACCCGTGCCTTCCCTCCCGCAAACGCCGCGCTCGTGGCGGCGCCGCCCGCCGATGCCGGGACGGCGCTCCCCGAGCCGCTTGATGCGTCCTTCGTCCGCACGTCTGACTCGGTGGAGCCCGCTCCCGAGCCCATCGCGAAGAAGCGCCGGCCGGAGTCGCATGGCGCGCTCAAGAAGGCCTCGGGAGCCGCTGTCGCCGCGTGTCTGGGTGCCGCGTGCGCCACCGCGCCCGTCAAGCTCGCTGCCGAGCAGCCCTTGGAGCCATGCCCCGCCGGCGCTATCGAGGCGATGCGCTCGGTGGGGCTCAAGCGCCACCAGCAGATGGACATCCTGCTCATCAACGGCCGCAACGAGGCTGTCACCGTCAAGGAAGGCCCCATCTTCGCCCTGCAACTCGGGGACTACTCCTGGCACTCACTCCCCGAGGGGACGCGCTACGTCGGAAGGATTTTCTTCACCGCCGATGCGACGCACATGTGGGTCAACGAGGCCCAGTTGCCGGATGGCCGGCGCATCCCCGTCTGCATGCAAGCCTTCTTCCGAGGCACGAACCGCTTCGGCTATCCGCTCAGCAAGGGCGACACCAACATCGAGCGCGAGTTCTTCAACCCGATCGTCCTGCTGCCAGTCCCCAGATTCGGGCAGGATTACGATGCTTTTGTGAGATAGACC from Myxococcaceae bacterium JPH2 includes the following:
- a CDS encoding protein kinase; translated protein: MTTPLHPDQLGPDNHVGPWRIVGSLGAGGFGRVFKVERGRQYFALKMALRPAGPHASEEEDINGRLAREVAALLACSPHPQLPRVHAVDRWPDPPNGYFYFVTDFVDGETFHEWRWRVKPTAAHLLSVYTEIVRGVADLHRRGVHHRDLKGDNLLVRREDERPVLIDLGTVRMPGVSTLTVGVAPASPHLLPPECVAFLREGSWQKGAHFDAGVPGDLYALGALLYEALTDGYAFDPKLPYDRLLPAIETVTPRPPHVLNPKVPPVLGDIALRLLAKRPEDRYLSAEALLQALWDAAKEKRQPAWRVSLDVPGEGPGLRLAPQMEEDDDEAEGPLSPSESLAPPTGAPGLEESEAPTPAPLRARPAEERPRSPAEEQVVSPAEEHLSRPAEERPRSPAEEQVVSPAEEHLSRFAEEHLSSLADARPERSAPGRERRRAAVRLGASALLVLGLVTLGWIRLAPNSGGATAPVAPKKGIAPVTRAFPPANAALVAAPPADAGTALPEPLDASFVRTSDSVEPAPEPIAKKRRPESHGALKKASGAAVAACLGAACATAPVKLAAEQPLEPCPAGAIEAMRSVGLKRHQQMDILLINGRNEAVTVKEGPIFALQLGDYSWHSLPEGTRYVGRIFFTADATHMWVNEAQLPDGRRIPVCMQAFFRGTNRFGYPLSKGDTNIEREFFNPIVLLPVPRFGQDYDAFVR